The following coding sequences lie in one Hydrogenophaga sp. PBL-H3 genomic window:
- a CDS encoding SurA N-terminal domain-containing protein has translation MFDTIRNHKKYLMGFLLILIIPSFVLFGIEGYTRFNESGEPVASVDGTGITKAEWDQAHQIESQRLREAMPTLDAKVLESDEARYATLERLVRDRVMATAARKLNLFTSDQRLARELQQNEAIAALRKPDGSLDVEAYRSLVARQGLTPEMFEARVRADLSQRQVSQNIVGSGFAPVALATVSLNAFFERREVQVARFNATDFAARVKPTDAEIEGFYNANGPLFQAPEQADIEYLVLDASSLQASLTLNEADVRAYYDQNAGRLAGTEERRARHILLTVPAGAPAADKEAVRVKAAALLEQLRKNPASFADVAKAQSQDPGSAANGGDLDFFARGSMVKPFEDVAFSLAKGGISDLVETEFGFHIIQLTDIKAPPQRSFESMKPEIEAELKQQQAQKQFAEAAETFSNLVYEQADSLKPAADRLKLEIRTAKGVQRQPQAASGVLTNERLLASLFAPDAIDKKRNTEAIETGTNQLVAARVVQHLPARTRPLDEVREAVRARLVAQRSAELAREEGDKQLQAWKAGGSATGLSAVQTISRENAQGMAQPVMLAALSTDPKSLPAWVGVPLGDQGYAVMKVEKVLPREARPAQALAQEVQQYSQWWATAESLAYYDALKTRFKARILVNEPKAAAPVAPAR, from the coding sequence ATGTTCGATACCATCCGCAACCACAAGAAGTACCTCATGGGCTTCTTGTTGATCCTGATCATTCCTTCGTTTGTCCTGTTCGGCATCGAGGGGTACACCCGATTCAACGAAAGCGGTGAGCCCGTGGCGTCGGTGGACGGAACCGGGATCACCAAGGCCGAATGGGATCAGGCGCACCAGATCGAATCCCAGCGCCTGCGCGAAGCCATGCCCACGCTGGACGCCAAGGTGCTGGAGAGCGACGAGGCGCGTTACGCCACGCTGGAGCGTCTGGTGCGCGATCGCGTGATGGCCACCGCAGCGCGCAAGCTCAACCTCTTCACCAGCGACCAGCGCCTGGCGCGTGAGCTGCAGCAGAACGAAGCCATCGCAGCCCTGCGCAAACCCGACGGTTCGCTGGACGTGGAGGCGTACCGCTCGCTGGTAGCTCGCCAGGGCCTCACTCCGGAGATGTTCGAAGCCCGCGTGCGTGCCGATCTGTCGCAGCGGCAGGTCTCGCAGAACATCGTGGGCTCAGGCTTCGCGCCCGTGGCTTTGGCCACCGTGTCGCTCAATGCATTCTTCGAGCGCCGCGAGGTGCAAGTGGCCCGTTTCAACGCGACTGATTTCGCCGCGCGCGTCAAGCCGACCGATGCCGAGATCGAAGGGTTCTACAACGCCAACGGGCCGTTGTTTCAGGCGCCCGAGCAGGCCGACATTGAGTATCTCGTGCTTGATGCCAGTTCGCTGCAGGCATCGCTCACGCTCAACGAAGCCGATGTGCGCGCCTATTACGACCAGAACGCAGGACGCCTGGCCGGCACCGAGGAGCGCCGTGCCCGCCACATCCTGCTGACCGTGCCTGCCGGCGCGCCCGCCGCCGACAAGGAAGCCGTGCGTGTGAAAGCCGCTGCCCTGCTGGAGCAACTGCGCAAGAACCCTGCCAGCTTTGCCGACGTGGCCAAGGCGCAGTCGCAAGACCCCGGCTCTGCCGCCAACGGTGGCGATCTGGACTTCTTCGCCCGCGGCTCCATGGTCAAGCCGTTTGAAGACGTGGCGTTTTCGCTGGCCAAGGGAGGCATCTCCGATCTGGTGGAAACCGAATTCGGCTTTCATATCATCCAGCTCACCGACATCAAGGCCCCGCCTCAACGCAGCTTCGAGTCCATGAAGCCCGAGATCGAAGCCGAACTCAAGCAGCAGCAGGCGCAGAAGCAATTTGCCGAAGCGGCCGAAACCTTCAGCAATCTGGTGTACGAGCAGGCCGACAGCCTCAAGCCCGCAGCCGATCGCCTGAAGCTGGAAATCCGCACTGCGAAAGGTGTTCAGCGGCAGCCGCAAGCTGCCAGCGGCGTCCTGACCAACGAGCGCCTGCTGGCCTCCCTGTTCGCGCCCGACGCAATAGACAAGAAGCGCAACACGGAAGCCATTGAAACCGGCACCAACCAGTTGGTGGCCGCGCGCGTGGTTCAACATTTGCCGGCTCGCACCCGTCCGCTGGACGAAGTGCGTGAAGCCGTGCGGGCACGCCTGGTGGCGCAGCGCTCGGCCGAACTGGCGCGCGAAGAGGGTGACAAACAGCTGCAGGCCTGGAAGGCGGGCGGTTCCGCCACCGGTCTTTCCGCTGTCCAGACCATTTCTCGCGAGAATGCGCAAGGTATGGCGCAGCCCGTCATGCTTGCCGCGCTCAGCACAGATCCCAAGAGCCTGCCCGCCTGGGTCGGGGTGCCGCTGGGTGACCAGGGTTATGCCGTCATGAAGGTTGAAAAGGTGCTGCCGCGCGAAGCTCGCCCGGCGCAAGCACTGGCTCAGGAAGTGCAGCAGTACAGCCAGTGGTGGGCCACGGCGGAGAGTCTGGCTTATTACGACGCGCTCAAGACGCGTTTCAAGGCCCGCATTCTGGTGAACGAGCCCAAGGCCGCTGCCCCGGTTGCTCCCGCTCGCTGA
- a CDS encoding plasmid recombination protein translates to MANDYVMAVKTIGLSRLGGRKPCSLRDAVRHNRREIQAELGAIGRINPTRSSRNVILFGAPTTEGVLHAANELLASVEVGQRKIRYDRVQAVEFVFSLGDDCTVFDRDDYWKCCLNWLVAERGMQVLTADIHRDEDNEHMHCLVSPVLRGKFEGSKLVNSTAFRELRESFWEKVAAPAGFKRPAAKLYGAVKTAAVALVTEYLQRMEDPSVFSVLWPITQRAIKTNPLPFLQTLELSDREVALKLRAASQPASNPSLSQ, encoded by the coding sequence ATGGCCAATGACTACGTCATGGCCGTCAAGACCATCGGTCTCTCGAGGCTTGGCGGGCGCAAGCCGTGCAGCCTCCGCGATGCTGTTCGCCACAACCGCAGAGAAATTCAAGCAGAGCTGGGTGCGATCGGGCGAATCAATCCCACCAGGAGCTCCAGAAATGTGATTTTGTTCGGGGCACCGACGACCGAAGGGGTGCTTCATGCGGCAAACGAACTCCTTGCCTCTGTGGAGGTCGGTCAAAGAAAGATTCGCTACGACAGGGTACAGGCAGTGGAGTTCGTCTTCAGCCTTGGAGACGACTGCACTGTCTTCGATCGAGACGATTACTGGAAGTGCTGCCTGAACTGGCTTGTTGCAGAGCGTGGCATGCAGGTACTGACAGCAGACATCCATCGCGACGAGGACAACGAACACATGCACTGCTTGGTCTCGCCCGTGCTGAGGGGGAAGTTTGAAGGATCGAAGCTCGTCAACAGTACCGCCTTTAGAGAACTGCGCGAAAGCTTCTGGGAGAAAGTTGCCGCACCTGCAGGATTCAAGCGCCCAGCGGCAAAGTTGTACGGTGCTGTAAAAACTGCCGCCGTGGCACTGGTTACAGAGTATCTCCAGCGCATGGAGGATCCCTCGGTTTTCTCCGTTCTCTGGCCCATCACACAAAGGGCTATCAAAACCAATCCTCTGCCTTTCTTGCAAACCCTGGAACTGAGCGACCGTGAGGTGGCGTTGAAGCTGAGAGCAGCGTCTCAACCAGCTTCAAACCCCTCCCTTTCACAGTGA